Genomic DNA from Candidatus Nitrosopumilus koreensis AR1:
TGGATCCATGTCATAGACTCCATCAACATCAGTAGCGTTAAGAAATTGCTCAGCTTTTACTTTTTCAGCAATCAATGCTGCAGTACCATTTGTACTTTGACCAGGATGTAACCCTCCTGTAACAACAATTAATCCATCATCTACGGCATGTCTAACTTCTTGAAGAGTGGTTGGTGGATGAGAATATGCCTTATTTTTTAGAGCATAAATCAAGAGTTTTGCATTTAGTCGAGAAATCTCAATTCCTAATTCATCAAGAGTTGATTCATCTGCACCAGATGATCTTGCATGATTAATGTAATGTCTAGCTATATTTCCACCTCCAGCAACAATGATAGGCTGACAAACTTTGCTGATTTTTACTAAGAATTCTGCCCAATCTTTTAGAAGTTTAACATTATCCATAGCAAAAACTCTACCAGATAATTTGATTACAATTCTTTTTTTCATTCTAGTTCACCAATGATGGATTTTGCGGCAATTTCAACTTTTTTTCTGTTCTTTTGAGAGGTATAGATTCTAAGAATGTTCATGAATCCCGAAATAGCAGAAACAACAGGAATTTCTGATATAGGCATCTCTTTTGCAGAAGATTTTCCGTTCTCGTTTGTGATCAGAATAACAGATTTTGATTCATTTTTGGATGGTGCAAGTGGAATTGAAGGTGTAACTGAGCTATCAACAAAAATCTCATTTTCTGAAACTTTGGATTTTTTAGAAATGATAGTTCTTAGTTCGTTTGTTTTTGTTTTCTTTAGATTTTTTCTACTTGTTAGAATACTCTCAAATACACATTTTAACAATTTTCTATTTTGGTAGTCTTGTGCAAATTTTCTTGCTCGTTTCAATTTAGAAGATTTTGATGATATTAAACTAGAAAGAATGTATTCGTCTGTTAGTTGGATAAATTCATCTATGCTAAAAGTGGAAAATCCAAATTCATCATCTGAAGATCTTAATGCCTCAAGTAACATAACTTCAGCTGCTCTGACGGTCTTATGAAAATAAACTGCTTTGAACATTTGATATCTTGAATGCATCATTGATTCAAAAGAGTACAATGCTGAACGTTCTAAGGCAAGTTTCTTTTTATTAACATCAAGGGATTGTGTAATTCTTTTATGATCAATTTTTGCATGTTCTGCTCCTGTAAAATATCCATCTCTAAGTAAATAATCCATCATATCTGCACTAAGAGCGCCTGAAACAATTTCGTTTAGGTATTGAAATTTTGAATCACCAAACGCAATTTTTGTTACAAGTTTTTTATCAAATCCATTTTTTGTCAAGATGTCACCAATTTCAGATTTTAAAATAATCTCTTTGCCAAAATCTTCATGAGAGATTTTCTTTTCTTGAATTATCTCTTCAAATAAATGTGAAAATGGTCCATGACCAATATCATGTAAAAGACCTGCTAATCGTAGGATCTCAATATCATCAGATTTGAGAAATCCTTTCTCATTTAATGTGTGACCTGCCTGACTTGCAATATGCATAACTCCAAGAGAGTGTTCGAATCTTGTATGCTGAGCAGCAGGGTATGTTAGATGAGCTCCAGATAGTTGTCTTATTCTTCTTAATCTCTGAAAAATCGGATTATCAATTATGGATAATTCATGGTCATATACTCGTATAAAATCATGAATCGGATCTATTATGTCTAGATAATTTTTTTCATAGTCCTATTTTCTTTGAAAATGTTTTCATAATTTCTTCATGTACTTCTTGTTTAGGTTTTGACGCATCGATTATTTTCCAATGTTTTTTCTTTGCAGTATTTTTATAGATTTTAGAAATTTTTCTCAAAAATTCTTTATTTTTTTCAAATTTATCTCGGTTGGTTTTTTGTCGGTTAAAAGATTCTTTTTGAGTTACATCAAGCAAGATCACCAGATCTGCTTTTGGCAACCCTGCATCTAGATTTTCTAACCATTTTTGTTTCATACCATTGGCCAAACCATAGATGAGGTTTGAATGATAATATCTATTCATTATAAGAACAGAATTTTTTTCTTGTGCATCTAATATTTGGTCTAATTTTTCCCACCTATTTGCAGCTAAAAGACAATGAATTACTTGTGGTGGAAATTTTCTTTTTCCATCAAGATATTTTCTAATTTCTTTTCCAACAGGAGTGGTATAGTCTGGAAAATGAAATAGTTTAGTTTTGATTTTCCTTTTTTTGAGTGCTTTTTCTAACATAGTTGATTGTGTTAATTTTCCTGCTTGATCTCCGCCTTCAATTACAATTATCATAAGTTATCAGAACAGAGAAATTAATTAATTAAAAATCTATCAAAGCAAATTCTTGAGAATTTACGAATTGTTTAATATCTTCGTAAAATAATTCAAGATATGGCTGAAAAGTACACATGTCCTTATTGCGAATCAATTTTTGAGAGTAAAGATGACCTTTCAAAGCATATAGATAGAATTCATGGAGATTCCGGAGTTTTAGAAGGCTCAAAATCATCCTAAACTTTTTTGTTTTTCCAAAATTTCCATTAAGGTTTATAACCAAAAATTT
This window encodes:
- a CDS encoding HD domain-containing protein; its protein translation is MIDPIHDFIRVYDHELSIIDNPIFQRLRRIRQLSGAHLTYPAAQHTRFEHSLGVMHIASQAGHTLNEKGFLKSDDIEILRLAGLLHDIGHGPFSHLFEEIIQEKKISHEDFGKEIILKSEIGDILTKNGFDKKLVTKIAFGDSKFQYLNEIVSGALSADMMDYLLRDGYFTGAEHAKIDHKRITQSLDVNKKKLALERSALYSFESMMHSRYQMFKAVYFHKTVRAAEVMLLEALRSSDDEFGFSTFSIDEFIQLTDEYILSSLISSKSSKLKRARKFAQDYQNRKLLKCVFESILTSRKNLKKTKTNELRTIISKKSKVSENEIFVDSSVTPSIPLAPSKNESKSVILITNENGKSSAKEMPISEIPVVSAISGFMNILRIYTSQKNRKKVEIAAKSIIGELE
- the pyrH gene encoding UMP kinase yields the protein MKKRIVIKLSGRVFAMDNVKLLKDWAEFLVKISKVCQPIIVAGGGNIARHYINHARSSGADESTLDELGIEISRLNAKLLIYALKNKAYSHPPTTLQEVRHAVDDGLIVVTGGLHPGQSTNGTAALIAEKVKAEQFLNATDVDGVYDMDPNKFKKAKKFKRIELKNLKNMLVHEDSIAGGYDLMDIVALKIIERSKIKTRILKASPKIIEKAIKGSNLGTEIIIPTK
- the tmk gene encoding dTMP kinase, coding for MIIVIEGGDQAGKLTQSTMLEKALKKRKIKTKLFHFPDYTTPVGKEIRKYLDGKRKFPPQVIHCLLAANRWEKLDQILDAQEKNSVLIMNRYYHSNLIYGLANGMKQKWLENLDAGLPKADLVILLDVTQKESFNRQKTNRDKFEKNKEFLRKISKIYKNTAKKKHWKIIDASKPKQEVHEEIMKTFSKKIGL